A genomic window from Populus nigra chromosome 7, ddPopNigr1.1, whole genome shotgun sequence includes:
- the LOC133699898 gene encoding CDT1-like protein b isoform X2, translating into MEQSGCEERGRKVSDLKCEKIILSVDESTQKPETIETRKSLEASMFASQTPAKTNEPLHAKFREGELEILERHKTIVELFDSMNCSLRLLVMRKKSPTFQNISAQVEVLTQRKFSYGHLARIKYLLPEAIQMDKILVHDKKSLCMKPDMKIGVLFDVVEGHDEESDFIALRQVFASRLVDYFIKHPEACDIPQAILPGPFNQSKEAAFEDKAGDHSMAVFCEPFNEISEIIAPEPMITDQSREYLPAAIESQMLSTPSHLRPSFNRHFSQKTFSEEEKVQLLASPVPSSVSPSGDLHNEHLNEARTGEFPEFCSKFNFKTNLDIKSERARQSCIPYSKFTSFNPLPSQPINPEVSADVYTSTSPKCKPDSSVDKLLLETPAQSTPRRAMDSSDDKHKDTTGQKQTLSCKPAKRVLDFSYMEADKGASEYYEFLHDSSTQPLAGSSSLLKKVEGSLGHSSVDQKTCQSDTVHQQMSIQLPDLVSLVHHIFQSVNFSPITKEELVHKIILDSLDIVDRMAVEEQIGILEKRVPDWICRLPAPSGDVLYKIKKMSDLETVQAMVLIA; encoded by the exons ATGGAGCAGAGCGGATGTGAAGAAAGAGGGAGAAAAGTTTCTGATTTGAAGTGTGAAAAGATTATCCTTTCGGTTGATGAATCAACTCAAAAACCAGAAACTATTGAAACCCGGAAAAGTTTGGAAGCTAGCATGTTTGCATCTCAAACACCTGCCAAGACGAATGAGCCTTTGCATGCTAAATTCAGAGAAGGAGAACTTGAAATTTTAGAAAG gCACAAGACAATTGTAGAACTCTTTGATAGTATGAATTGTTCATTGAGGTTGCTGGTTATGAGAAAAAAGTCAcctacttttcaaaatatatctGCCCAAGTTGAAGTCTTGACTCAAAG GAAGTTCTCTTACGGACATCTTGCACGGATAAAATATTTACTTCCTGAAGCTATACAGATGGATAAGATTCTTGTGCATGACAAGAAATCCCTGTGCATGAAGCCAGATATGAAAAtcggagtgctgtttgatgttGTAGAAGGCCACGATGAGGAATCTGATTTTATTGCTCTGCGCCAAGTTTTCGCTTCTAGGCTTGTTGATTACTTTATAAAGCATCCTGAG GCCTGTGATATCCCACAGGCTATATTACCAGGTCCATTTAACCAAAGTAAGGAGGCTGCTTTTGAGGACAAGGCTGGTGACCATTCAATGGCTGTCTTTTGTGAGCCCTTTAATGAAATAAGTGAGATCATTGCTCCAGAACCAATGATCACAGATCAATCAAGAGAATATCTGCCAGCTGCCATTGAAAGTCAGATGTTGTCCACTCCATCCCATCTACGCCCATCTTTCAATAGGCACTTCTCTCAGAAGACTTTTTCTGAAGAGGAGAAGGTGCAACTGTTAGCATCTCCCGTTCCTTCATCAGTTTCACCATCTGGCGATCTGCATAATGAGCATCTCAATGAAGCAAGAACTGGAGAATTTCCTGAGTTTtgttctaaatttaattttaagaccaACCTGGACATCAAAAGCGAACGAGCAAGACAATCGTGCATACCATATTCCAAATTTACTTCTTTCAATCCTCTGCCTAGCCAACCAATCAATCCTGAAGTCTCTGCTGATGTGTATACTTCTACCAGCCCCAAGTGTAAACCTGACTCATCTGTTGATAAATTACTGTTAGAAACACCTGCACAGTCAACTCCAAGGAGAGCAATGGATAGCTCTGATGACAAGCACAAGGACACTACTGGCCAAAAGCAGACATTATCTTGTAAGCCTGCAAAAAGGGTGCTAGATTTCTCATACATGGAAGCCGATAAAGGTGCATCAGAATACTATGAATTCTTACATGATAGTAGCACTCAACCTCTTGCTGGCTCTTCTTCACTACTTAAAAAG GTGGAGGGAAGCCTTGGTCACTCATCTGTAGATCAGAAAACCTGTCAGTCTGATACAGTGCACCAGCAGATGTCTATTCAGTTGCCTGACCTAGTTTCTCTGGTTCACCACATATTCCAGTCAGTTAACTTCTCCCCAATTACAAAGGAGGAACTTGTGCACAAGATAATTCTAGATAGTTTAGATATTGTTGACAGAA TGGCGGTTGAAGAACAGATTGGGATTCTTGAAAAGCGAGTTCCAGATTGGATTTGCAGGTTACCAGCACCTAGTGGTGATGTCTTGTACAA GATCAAGAAAATGTCAGACTTGGAAACAGTTCAGGCGATGGTACTCATAGCATAG
- the LOC133699898 gene encoding CDT1-like protein b isoform X1, producing the protein MEQSGCEERGRKVSDLKCEKIILSVDESTQKPETIETRKSLEASMFASQTPAKTNEPLHAKFREGELEILERHKTIVELFDSMNCSLRLLVMRKKSPTFQNISAQVEVLTQRKFSYGHLARIKYLLPEAIQMDKILVHDKKSLCMKPDMKIGVLFDVVEGHDEESDFIALRQVFASRLVDYFIKHPEACDIPQAILPGPFNQSKEAAFEDKAGDHSMAVFCEPFNEISEIIAPEPMITDQSREYLPAAIESQMLSTPSHLRPSFNRHFSQKTFSEEEKVQLLASPVPSSVSPSGDLHNEHLNEARTGEFPEFCSKFNFKTNLDIKSERARQSCIPYSKFTSFNPLPSQPINPEVSADVYTSTSPKCKPDSSVDKLLLETPAQSTPRRAMDSSDDKHKDTTGQKQTLSCKPAKRVLDFSYMEADKGASEYYEFLHDSSTQPLAGSSSLLKKVEGSLGHSSVDQKTCQSDTVHQQMSIQLPDLVSLVHHIFQSVNFSPITKEELVHKIILDSLDIVDRSRSRWVSLYSSTLRIFLIESLVSELTQSTFTVAVEEQIGILEKRVPDWICRLPAPSGDVLYKIKKMSDLETVQAMVLIA; encoded by the exons ATGGAGCAGAGCGGATGTGAAGAAAGAGGGAGAAAAGTTTCTGATTTGAAGTGTGAAAAGATTATCCTTTCGGTTGATGAATCAACTCAAAAACCAGAAACTATTGAAACCCGGAAAAGTTTGGAAGCTAGCATGTTTGCATCTCAAACACCTGCCAAGACGAATGAGCCTTTGCATGCTAAATTCAGAGAAGGAGAACTTGAAATTTTAGAAAG gCACAAGACAATTGTAGAACTCTTTGATAGTATGAATTGTTCATTGAGGTTGCTGGTTATGAGAAAAAAGTCAcctacttttcaaaatatatctGCCCAAGTTGAAGTCTTGACTCAAAG GAAGTTCTCTTACGGACATCTTGCACGGATAAAATATTTACTTCCTGAAGCTATACAGATGGATAAGATTCTTGTGCATGACAAGAAATCCCTGTGCATGAAGCCAGATATGAAAAtcggagtgctgtttgatgttGTAGAAGGCCACGATGAGGAATCTGATTTTATTGCTCTGCGCCAAGTTTTCGCTTCTAGGCTTGTTGATTACTTTATAAAGCATCCTGAG GCCTGTGATATCCCACAGGCTATATTACCAGGTCCATTTAACCAAAGTAAGGAGGCTGCTTTTGAGGACAAGGCTGGTGACCATTCAATGGCTGTCTTTTGTGAGCCCTTTAATGAAATAAGTGAGATCATTGCTCCAGAACCAATGATCACAGATCAATCAAGAGAATATCTGCCAGCTGCCATTGAAAGTCAGATGTTGTCCACTCCATCCCATCTACGCCCATCTTTCAATAGGCACTTCTCTCAGAAGACTTTTTCTGAAGAGGAGAAGGTGCAACTGTTAGCATCTCCCGTTCCTTCATCAGTTTCACCATCTGGCGATCTGCATAATGAGCATCTCAATGAAGCAAGAACTGGAGAATTTCCTGAGTTTtgttctaaatttaattttaagaccaACCTGGACATCAAAAGCGAACGAGCAAGACAATCGTGCATACCATATTCCAAATTTACTTCTTTCAATCCTCTGCCTAGCCAACCAATCAATCCTGAAGTCTCTGCTGATGTGTATACTTCTACCAGCCCCAAGTGTAAACCTGACTCATCTGTTGATAAATTACTGTTAGAAACACCTGCACAGTCAACTCCAAGGAGAGCAATGGATAGCTCTGATGACAAGCACAAGGACACTACTGGCCAAAAGCAGACATTATCTTGTAAGCCTGCAAAAAGGGTGCTAGATTTCTCATACATGGAAGCCGATAAAGGTGCATCAGAATACTATGAATTCTTACATGATAGTAGCACTCAACCTCTTGCTGGCTCTTCTTCACTACTTAAAAAG GTGGAGGGAAGCCTTGGTCACTCATCTGTAGATCAGAAAACCTGTCAGTCTGATACAGTGCACCAGCAGATGTCTATTCAGTTGCCTGACCTAGTTTCTCTGGTTCACCACATATTCCAGTCAGTTAACTTCTCCCCAATTACAAAGGAGGAACTTGTGCACAAGATAATTCTAGATAGTTTAGATATTGTTGACAGAAGTAGGTCACGATGGGTCTCCCTTTATAGCAGCACCCTTCGTATTTTTCTCATTGAATCATTGGTTAGTGAACTCACTCAGTCTACTTTTACAGTGGCGGTTGAAGAACAGATTGGGATTCTTGAAAAGCGAGTTCCAGATTGGATTTGCAGGTTACCAGCACCTAGTGGTGATGTCTTGTACAA GATCAAGAAAATGTCAGACTTGGAAACAGTTCAGGCGATGGTACTCATAGCATAG
- the LOC133698149 gene encoding kunitz trypsin inhibitor 5-like, which yields MRMMGSAFLVLSFLLFALAAKPLPRVAAGAAPEPVLDIAGKVLRTGTNYYDILPVERGRGGGITFAITGHKSCPVDVMLEDYEDSDGLPLQFIPANRKKGVIRLSTDLNIKFPGPASCAATAVWKVEKYDKLTSQMFISTSGVEGNPGPETVDNWFKIEKYGNDYKLVFCPTVCNDHCKVLCKDIGIYVDKEGFKRLALSDVPLKVKFKKF from the coding sequence ATGAGGATGATGGGGTCTGCATTTCTAGTGTTGTCCTTCCTTCTTTTTGCATTAGCTGCAAAGCCATTGCCTCGGGTAGCAGCTGGTGCTGCCCCTGAGCCGGTGCTTGACATCGCCGGTAAGGTGCTTAGAACTGGCACTAATTACTACGACATCCTCCCAGTGGAGCGAGGGAGAGGAGGTGGGATCACATTCGCCATCACAGGACACAAAAGCTGCCCAGTGGATGTTATGCTAGAAGATTATGAGGATTCAGATGGTCTCCCACTGCAATTCATACCTGCGAACCGCAAGAAAGGTGTCATCCGTCTTTCTACCGATCTCAACATCAAATTCCCTGGCCCAGCAAGCTGTGCCGCAACAGCAGTGTGGAAGgttgaaaaatatgataaacTGACGAGCCAAATGTTCATCTCAACTTCTGGGGTTGAAGGAAATCCCGGTCCTGAAACTGTAGACAATTGGTTTAAGATTGAGAAGTACGGGAATGACTACAAGCTAGTTTTCTGCCCTACTGTGTGTAACGATCACTGCAAAGTTCTGTGCAAAGATATTGGCATTTATGTTGACAAGGAAGGATTCAAGCGTCTGGCTCTTAGCGATGTGCCTCTCAAAGTTAAGTTTAAGAAGTTTTGA
- the LOC133699696 gene encoding uncharacterized protein LOC133699696: MGCLVSTPQDSGGNRRKPGSIGDVSVYVPGFRIPKPVDFSLSLGDHLPKNLVKSLSALRTRIVVMAGQEAPTVSRTRRKSATQHGGSTLADLHQALEDYLPVLLGLVKDGSQLQHNVQFVWMNQEDEAEETAISNAWYEVLSVLHLMAMLSLSQANLLLLPRTSSDGYQPKVSEESRRASIDIFLKAAGYLDCAVRNVLPQLPNPLRKELPVDLAEGVLRALCLQALGQSVDIQLGMAIDSAKATLAVKRRLACEMVKYWQQAQDSIMNLPLANGWGEKHRLLIEWKYVEAKAAAYYYHGLILDEGNTEKSHGMAVAALQAADEYFKESKRACEAFNAASPLSRKPPLWGTMKYLSDKIPKDTSIKVRINRDLYSYEKIMETAPTLPDFALALKPDDFQLPPADSSWNEENVVAGQASSNHLRSE, from the exons ATGGGATGCCTGGTGTCTACTCCGCAGGATTCAGGTGGAAATCGAAGGAAACCTGGGAGTATAGGGGATGTGTCTGTTTATGTACCTGGTTTTCGGATTCCTAAGCCTGTTGATTTCTCTCTGTCACTTGGTGATCATTTGCCGAAGAATTTAGTGAAAAGCCTATCTGCTTTAAGAACTCGTATCGTAGTTATGGCTGGCCAAGAAGCACCAACAGtctcaagaacaagaagaaaaagtgCTACACAACATG GAGGTTCAACATTGGCCGATCTTCATCAGGCTCTTGAAGATTACTTGCCTGTTCTGTTGGGATTAGTTAAAGATGGAAGCCAGCTACAACACAATGTACAATTTGTGTGGATGAATCAAGAGGATGAAGCAGAG GAAACAGCGATTTCAAACGCATGGTATGAGGTGTTGTCAGTTTTGCACTTGATGGCGATGCTATCATTATCACAGGCCAACTTGTTGCTTCTTCCAAGAACATCTTCTGATGGTTACCAGCCAAAAGTATCTGAAG AGAGCAGGCGAGCatcaattgatattttcttaaagGCTGCAGGATATTTGGATTGTGCTGTCCGGAATGTGCTCCCACAATTACCTAATCCATTAAG GAAAGAACTGCCAGTGGACCTTGCTGAAGGTGTTCTTAGAGCACTTTGCCTTCAAGCATTAGGGCAG AGTGTTGACATCCAACTAGGAATGGCAATCGATAGCGCCAAAGCTACTCTTGCAGTGAAGCGAAGGCTTGCTTGTGAGATGGTAAAGTACTGGCAGCAG GCTCAAGATAGTATAATGAATCTTCCATTAGCAAATGGTTGGGGGGAGAAGCACCGACTCTTAATAGAGTGGAAATATGTGGAAGCAAAG GCTGCAGCATACTATTATCATGGCTTAATCCTTGATGAGGGGAACACAGAGAAGTCTCATGGGATGGCTGTAGCTGCCTTGCAAGCTGCAGatgagtattttaaagaaagtaAGAGGGCATGTGAGGCATTCAATGCAGCTTCTCCATTGTCAAG AAAACCGCCGCTTTGGGGAACCATGAAGTATCTCTCTGACAAAATTCCAAAAGATACTTCTATCAAAGTGCGGATAAACCGCGATCTATACTCCTATGAAAA AATCATGGAGACGGCACCAACGTTGCCTGATTTTGCTTTGGCGCTGAAACCTGATGACTTTCAGCTCCCTCCAGCTGACTCTTCCTGGAACGAGGAGAATGTAGTTGCTGGACAAGCCAGTTCCAACCATCTGAGGAGCGAGTGA
- the LOC133698524 gene encoding uncharacterized protein LOC133698524, producing MGLEEEESIEQAAAARRERLKALKAAQELLNTPDADSAKTADDDDDEAAEESNPSMKFRNYVPQDKELQEGKLAPPVLPKFEDPVAAAPPPSEKEEDPFLNIAPKKPNWDLRRDVQNKLDKLERRTQKAIYKLMEEQEKEKQLSENGGNGVVED from the exons ATGGGTTTAGAGGAAGAAGAGTCAATTGAACAAGCAGCAGCAGCCCGTCGTGAGAGGCTTAAGGCTCTCAAAGCTGCTCAAGAATTGCTAAATACTCCTGATGCTGATTCTGCCAAGACCGCCGACGATGATGACGATGAAGCTGCCGAAGAATC tAATCCCAGCATGAAGTTCCGAAATTATGTTCCTCAAGACAAGGAGCTTCAGGAGGGTAAGCTTGCTCCACCAGTACTACCAAAGTTTGAAGATCCTGTTGCAGCTGCACCTCCACCATCAGAGAAGGAAGAG GATCCGTTTCTCAACATTGCTCCAAAGAAGCCAAACTGGGACCTGCGAAGAGATGTGCAGAATAAGCTTGATAAGCTTGAAAGACGCACGCAAAAGGCAATATATAAACTAATGG AGgaacaggaaaaagaaaagcaattgTCTGAGAATGGTGGCAATGGTGTTGTCGAAGATTAG
- the LOC133698520 gene encoding uncharacterized protein LOC133698520 — protein MMEQVEAARKRCSRVIDTIHKLPSQTNITESCKRTLLKLAQSELHFLSSRSTSTPHHTPLSVNIGHLEAVIHILQQPCITGVSRVCKPIPLSLPNRKKIESPTKNAVHVDIVCTLNKNPVWIIVSDRNPRYVSWFRDGKSSKGLKFRLEQVLGAAQSTQIMKPCSIVLFFSHGISDFVNEKLREEFGACQLGLEFALFDFDLCEELEGGEWINVVANARSFQEACVFEIKVGGTKENTVLGSKYGVERSLSLNPTGLEMMEEVTKENLDDGFDSLISEMKLSLMKVKSVDVVGPGDFIGDDDGDDFINLDTTALIAIVSGISNGCTEKLLATPEDELRKRFKGNYEFVIVQVKSEIQNPILAEMAGVIQGKRGIICESVLSEFKQLVSMCGGPNEKLRADKILKCLMVVPDSPSERMMGVPTTRKLALKNKVVFGTGDHWRAPTLTANMAFVRAVSQTGMPLFTIEHRPRALTGD, from the exons ATGATGGAGCAAGTAGAAGCAGCAAGAAAGAGATGCTCAAGAGTTATTGACACCATACACAAATTACCTTCTCAAACCAACATCACTGAATCATGCAAACGCACTCTCCTCAAATTAGCCCAATCTGAGCTCCATTTCCTCTCCTCTCGCTCCACATCTACCCCCCACCACACGCCCCTCAG TGTTAATATTGGGCACTTAGAGGCTGTGATTCACATTCTACAACAACCCTGTATAACTGGAGTTTCACGGGTTTGCAAGCCAATTCCTTTATCACTTCCAAATAGGAAAAAGATTGAATCTCCTACAAAGAATGCGGTTCATGTTGATATTGTCTGTACTCTTAATAAAAACCCAGTTTGGATTATTGTTTCTGATAGGAACCCAAGATATGTTTCTTGGTTTAGAGATGGTAAAAGTAGTAAAGGCTTAAAATTTAGACTTGAACAAGTTTTGGGTGCTGCTCAATCTACTCAGATAATGAAACCTTGctctattgttttgtttttctcacacgGGATTAGTGATTTTGTTAACGAGAAGCTTAGAGAAGAATTTGGGGCATGTCAGCTTGGATTGGAGTTtgctttgtttgattttgatttatgtgaGGAATTAGAAGGTGGTGAATGGATTAATGTGGTTGCAAATGCAAGGTCATTTCAAGAGGCATGTGTTTTTGAAATCAAGGTTGGTGGTACGAAGGAAAATACAGTTTTGGGTTCTAAATATGGGGTTGAGAGGTCATTGAGTCTTAATCCTACTGGGCTGGAGATGATGGAAGAGGTTACAAAAGAAAACTTGGATGATGGTTTTGATTCTCTTATTTCGGAGATGAAGTTGTCATTGATGAAAGTTAAAAGTGTGGATGTTGTTGGGCCGGGGGATTTCATTggagatgatgatggtgatgattttATAAATCTTGATACAACAGCCTTAATTGCAATTGTATCAGGAATTAGCAATGGTTGTACTGAGAAACTTTTGGCTACACCAGAGGATGAATTAAGGAAGCGATTTAAAGGAAATTATGAGTTTGTGATTGTACAG GTCAAATCTGAAATTCAGAATCCAATACTTGCAGAGATGGCTGGTGTTATACAAGGAAAGAGAGGCATAATATGTGAAAGTGTTCTTTCAGAGTTTAAACAGTTGGTATCAATGTGTGGAGGGCCTAATGAGAAGCTTAGAGCGGATAAAATACTGAAATGCCTTAT GGTTGTGCCGGATAGTCCTTCAGAACGCATGATGGGCGTCCCAACAACAAGAAAGTTGGCATTGAAGAACAAGGTCGTTTTTGGGACTGGTGACCATTGGCGTGCTCCGACTTTAACAGCAAATATGGCATTTGTGCGAGCAGTTTCACAGACTGGGATGCCTCTGTTCACCATCGAGCATAGACCAAGGGCCTTAACTGGTGATTAG
- the LOC133698523 gene encoding NDR1/HIN1-like protein 6: MGDNQRIHPAVDVEAPPLTAPLVLRGLVASGKGSSSLSQQQPPLSLRTIPAVMQESKLSQTTSCCCCKCICWTVGLLVLLLGIVGATAGVLYLVFKPKIPNYSVDSLRISDLRLNFDMTLYAKFDVKITAKNPNKKIGIYHEKGGLLSVWYTNTRLCQGSIPKFHQGHQNITKLDVSLTGQTQYGRTLMRKLQEQQQTGRIPLDLKIDAPVSIKLGRLKLRKVRILGNCLLVVNSLSTNNLISIKASNCKFRLKL, from the coding sequence ATGGGAGATAACCAGAGAATTCATCCagcagtagatgtggaagcgcCACCACTAACAGCACCACTGGTGTTGCGAGGTTTGGTAGCATCTGGAAAGGGCAGTTCGAGTCTGAGTCAGCAGCAACCTCCACTGTCATTACGTACCATTCCAGCAGTTATGCAAGAGAGTAAGTTATCACAAACCACAAGCTGTTGCTGTTGCAAGTGCATATGTTGGACAGTAGGTCTCCTTGTCCTTCTACTGGGGATTGTCGGAGCCACCGCAGGCGTTCTTTACCTTGTCTTCAAACCAAAAATCCCCAACTACTCCGTAGATAGCTTGAGAATAAGTGACCTGAGGCTCAACTTTGATATGACCTTGTATGCTAAATTCGATGTGAAGATCACAGCAAAAAACCCCAAcaagaagattggaatttacCACGAGAAAGGTGGACTGCTGAGTGTATGGTACACGAACACTAGGCTTTGTCAAGGTTCAATACCAAAATTCCACCAAGGTCACCAGAACATAACAAAATTGGATGTGAGCTTAACAGGGCAAACACAGTATGGAAGAACTTTAATGAGGAAATTGCAAGAGCAACAACAAACAGGACGTATTCCATTGGATCTTAAGATTGATGCACCAGTTTCCATCAAACTTGGGAGGTTGAAGCTGAGGAAGGTGAGGATCTTAGGGAATTGCTTGTTGGTGGTGAATAGCTTATCTACCAACAATCTGATTAGCATCAAGGCTAGTAATTGCAAGTTTAGATTAAAGCTTTGA